A part of Paenibacillus donghaensis genomic DNA contains:
- a CDS encoding response regulator transcription factor, which translates to MLNLMIVDDEPFMLKGLINIIEKGQTPCSEIVSAYDGFDALEKLENYRPDLLITDIQMPEMNGLELIRKVRERGLCNRFIILTGYDDPTYLHQAIRCQVIDYLLKPINKTELYDVMTNLSLELLGGDDNVSSQASSDWEDTVPGVDYDQMSKNVKKIIRHIETHYRENISLDQIAEHVYLHPNYISSLFRKETGLTLIHYLHLYRIKKAKVLMLGDSEDALHRISEQVGYESVRHFLSVFKKYCGVTPSEYRQHYKMH; encoded by the coding sequence ATGCTTAACCTGATGATTGTAGATGACGAGCCCTTCATGCTGAAGGGGCTGATCAATATCATTGAGAAAGGGCAGACCCCATGCTCGGAGATCGTCAGTGCGTATGATGGATTTGATGCGCTTGAGAAGCTGGAGAACTACCGTCCCGATTTGCTTATTACAGATATACAGATGCCGGAGATGAATGGGCTGGAACTAATTCGAAAAGTGCGCGAGCGGGGCCTGTGCAACCGCTTCATCATTCTGACCGGATACGATGACCCCACCTATCTGCACCAAGCGATACGCTGTCAAGTGATTGACTATCTGCTCAAGCCGATTAACAAGACAGAGCTTTATGATGTGATGACGAATCTGTCGCTTGAGCTGCTGGGCGGCGATGATAACGTGTCCTCCCAAGCCTCATCAGATTGGGAAGACACGGTCCCGGGCGTCGACTACGACCAGATGTCCAAAAACGTCAAAAAAATTATCCGGCATATTGAGACGCATTACAGGGAAAATATTTCCCTTGATCAAATTGCCGAGCATGTATATTTGCATCCGAATTATATCAGCTCGCTCTTTCGCAAGGAGACAGGGCTGACGCTGATCCATTATCTGCATCTGTACCGCATTAAGAAGGCGAAGGTGCTGATGCTTGGCGATTCGGAGGATGCTCTGCACCGCATATCCGAGCAAGTCGGGTACGAGAGCGTCCGGCACTTCCTCAGTGTGTTTAAGAAATATTGCGGCGTCACACCAAGCGAATACCGGCAGCACTACAAGATGCATTAG
- a CDS encoding family 78 glycoside hydrolase catalytic domain yields MDISAYLTPYKWKKPVLVGSGVEGAFDSHAVDCPFVFRHNDHFYMMYVGFDGTGYQTALAESDDLLNWQHLSTILTRDEEGSAWDSRNIAGTWLLRDNDMHGPGHLKKWNGKYWLVYHSYPGDGYEAGSAKIGLAWTEDESLMSWNRLEKPILVPEDGGEWETGGLYKECLVEHEGTFYLFYNAKDKDEGRWIEQTGLAVSKDLVQWTRHEHNPVLQVTPDAWDSGFASDPCVLRDGSHWAMFYFGFNYKTAQEGLALSDNLLDWRKYEEPILTIGQGQAIDSVFAHKPSVITHNGIVYHFYTACRRPMEGDATCNIFPEFRTIAVATSLPLAIARLRTEGRPCPIGLDETAPRLSWSFLEQLPPAFHQQAYRIQVATSYAGLLKGEADAWDSGFVGSGDHTAIPYAGAALQSRQRYYWKVTIEDEQGMHYDSVTAWWEMGQLDSRDWQGKWIANPSATEESKGASRFRRRFDARHEITRARVYISGLGHYELRLNGGKVGDHELDPGWTDYDRTVLYTTYDITPQLRSGENTVEIELGNGFYHVPGGKYAKFKDSYGTPTCLADIVIEYATGACETIRTDGSWQACDSPLLFTCMYGGEEYDARREGENTASWVPAVEIEGPSGKLTAQSAPPVKVMRTFGPKSITNPKPGFYVADLGQNFSGWPRISVSGAAGSKVVLTCAELLTEEGLVNQKWTGSPSEFCYTLSGKGVEEWRPKFTYTGFRYVMIEGAVPEAFSAEAEASLPVLHNIEGQMLYPDLETAGGFECSDPLLNQIHETINWAILSNTKSIFTDCPHREKLGWLEQVHLMGPSIMFNYDVEAMLKKVLQDISDAQLPDGMVPTTAPEYVQFDDTLRRFRDATAWGGTYILAAWEVVQRYGNPHLIQKHYEGMKRYLAYLTRKSDGYIITEGLGDWYDIGPAGPGHSQNTPVPFTETAIYYGLSVVMQKIAALLSEQADAQQYKQLTASIQAAFQQKYWDEQAISYATGSDTALAMPIAIGLAPEEHHGVLIGKLVRQIAERGYQTTAGDVGYRYLLLALSRAGRSDVIYRMSQITDKPGYGYQIEHGATALTEAWDGPTVGKSQNHFMLGHLEEWLYQGLAGMDYRYDTETERYSIRIKPYMPDDMEWAEAWQQLRPGYARVRWERGGKGEPSLSVTIPPHAKGIIYVPKAICGQAENVALPKGITRRQDEIEYTLFETESGSFTFARHKVTVGEYQNKA; encoded by the coding sequence ATGGATATCTCCGCTTATTTGACACCGTACAAATGGAAGAAGCCTGTGCTTGTCGGATCAGGTGTGGAAGGAGCATTTGACAGCCACGCGGTAGATTGCCCGTTCGTGTTCAGGCACAATGACCATTTTTACATGATGTATGTCGGTTTTGATGGAACGGGCTATCAGACGGCATTGGCTGAAAGCGACGATCTGCTGAATTGGCAGCATCTGTCGACGATATTGACTAGAGACGAGGAGGGCAGCGCCTGGGATTCGCGCAACATTGCAGGCACATGGCTTTTGCGTGACAATGATATGCATGGTCCAGGCCATTTGAAGAAATGGAACGGCAAATACTGGCTAGTCTATCATTCCTACCCGGGTGATGGATATGAAGCGGGATCAGCCAAGATCGGGCTTGCCTGGACAGAAGACGAAAGCCTGATGAGCTGGAATCGTCTGGAGAAGCCCATATTAGTGCCTGAGGATGGCGGGGAATGGGAGACAGGCGGGCTATATAAGGAGTGTCTGGTGGAGCATGAAGGCACATTCTATCTGTTCTACAATGCGAAGGATAAAGATGAAGGCCGTTGGATCGAGCAGACGGGCCTGGCGGTTTCGAAGGATCTTGTACAATGGACGCGCCATGAGCATAATCCGGTTCTTCAAGTGACGCCGGACGCTTGGGACAGCGGCTTCGCGAGCGATCCTTGCGTGCTGCGGGACGGATCGCACTGGGCGATGTTTTATTTTGGCTTTAACTATAAAACGGCTCAGGAAGGGCTCGCGCTGTCGGATAATTTATTGGACTGGCGCAAATATGAAGAACCGATCCTTACGATTGGCCAAGGGCAGGCGATCGATTCCGTTTTTGCCCATAAGCCGTCGGTTATTACGCATAACGGGATTGTGTATCATTTCTATACAGCCTGCAGGCGTCCGATGGAAGGTGATGCGACATGCAATATTTTCCCCGAATTCCGCACGATTGCTGTTGCGACGTCCTTGCCGCTGGCAATCGCTAGGCTGCGGACGGAAGGCAGGCCTTGTCCGATCGGCCTTGATGAAACGGCTCCCCGCCTGAGCTGGTCGTTCCTTGAGCAATTGCCGCCGGCATTTCACCAGCAGGCCTACCGGATTCAGGTAGCCACGAGCTATGCAGGGCTGTTGAAGGGCGAGGCGGATGCATGGGACAGCGGATTCGTCGGCAGCGGCGATCATACGGCCATTCCTTATGCCGGCGCTGCGCTGCAGTCCAGGCAGCGGTATTATTGGAAGGTTACCATTGAAGATGAACAGGGCATGCATTATGACAGCGTGACGGCCTGGTGGGAAATGGGGCAGCTGGACAGCCGGGACTGGCAGGGCAAATGGATCGCAAATCCAAGCGCGACAGAGGAATCGAAAGGAGCGTCCCGCTTCCGGCGCCGCTTCGATGCCCGGCATGAGATAACGCGAGCGAGGGTGTATATTAGCGGACTTGGACATTATGAATTGAGGTTGAACGGCGGGAAAGTAGGCGATCATGAGCTTGATCCCGGCTGGACGGACTATGACCGGACGGTTCTGTATACGACTTATGATATTACACCGCAGCTGAGGTCTGGTGAGAATACCGTTGAAATTGAGCTGGGGAATGGCTTCTACCACGTGCCGGGCGGCAAGTATGCGAAATTTAAGGATTCTTACGGTACGCCTACGTGCCTGGCCGATATTGTCATCGAATATGCCACTGGCGCGTGCGAGACAATCCGTACGGACGGCAGCTGGCAAGCCTGCGATAGTCCGCTGCTCTTTACATGCATGTACGGAGGTGAAGAGTACGACGCAAGAAGGGAAGGTGAGAATACTGCTTCGTGGGTTCCGGCAGTAGAGATTGAGGGGCCTTCCGGCAAACTCACGGCTCAATCGGCACCGCCGGTTAAGGTGATGCGCACATTCGGGCCCAAGTCTATCACAAATCCCAAGCCTGGATTCTATGTGGCCGATCTGGGCCAGAATTTCTCGGGTTGGCCGAGGATTAGTGTCAGCGGAGCTGCGGGCTCCAAGGTGGTATTGACTTGTGCCGAGCTGTTGACGGAAGAGGGGCTGGTCAATCAGAAGTGGACAGGGTCCCCGAGCGAGTTCTGCTATACCTTAAGCGGCAAAGGTGTTGAAGAATGGCGTCCGAAGTTTACGTATACCGGCTTCCGCTATGTGATGATTGAAGGGGCGGTTCCTGAAGCGTTCAGCGCTGAGGCAGAAGCCTCCTTGCCGGTGCTGCATAACATCGAAGGGCAGATGCTATATCCTGATTTGGAAACCGCAGGCGGATTCGAGTGCTCCGATCCGCTGCTTAATCAAATACATGAAACGATCAATTGGGCGATTCTTAGCAATACCAAGAGCATATTCACCGATTGCCCGCATCGGGAGAAGCTCGGTTGGCTGGAGCAGGTTCATTTGATGGGACCTTCGATTATGTTCAACTATGATGTGGAAGCGATGCTGAAGAAGGTGCTGCAAGATATTTCCGATGCCCAATTACCCGACGGTATGGTGCCGACAACCGCGCCGGAGTATGTCCAATTCGATGATACGCTGAGAAGATTCCGGGACGCTACGGCTTGGGGGGGGACTTATATATTAGCCGCATGGGAAGTGGTGCAGCGATATGGCAACCCCCATTTAATACAGAAACACTATGAGGGCATGAAACGATATCTGGCCTATCTGACTCGGAAGTCGGACGGGTACATCATAACCGAGGGGCTGGGCGACTGGTATGACATCGGTCCGGCAGGACCTGGGCACTCGCAGAATACCCCTGTTCCTTTCACGGAAACAGCGATCTATTATGGACTGTCCGTTGTGATGCAGAAGATAGCGGCATTGCTCAGTGAGCAAGCGGATGCGCAGCAATATAAGCAATTGACCGCATCCATTCAAGCGGCGTTTCAGCAGAAGTACTGGGATGAACAGGCCATCAGCTACGCAACGGGAAGCGATACTGCGCTTGCCATGCCGATAGCCATCGGACTCGCCCCGGAGGAGCATCATGGTGTGCTGATCGGGAAGCTGGTGCGGCAAATTGCCGAACGCGGCTATCAGACGACAGCCGGGGATGTAGGCTATCGTTATCTGCTACTTGCACTCAGCCGGGCCGGCAGATCGGATGTCATCTACCGGATGTCGCAAATTACGGATAAGCCGGGCTACGGGTATCAAATCGAGCACGGAGCCACGGCTCTTACCGAAGCGTGGGATGGACCGACGGTCGGCAAGTCGCAGAACCACTTCATGCTGGGACATCTGGAGGAATGGTTGTACCAGGGTCTGGCGGGCATGGATTACCGCTATGATACGGAAACGGAACGTTACAGCATCAGAATCAAGCCTTATATGCCGGATGATATGGAGTGGGCGGAAGCCTGGCAGCAGCTGCGTCCGGGTTATGCGAGAGTGCGCTGGGAGAGGGGCGGGAAGGGTGAACCGTCGTTGAGCGTAACGATTCCACCCCATGCTAAGGGGATCATATACGTCCCCAAAGCGATCTGTGGGCAAGCTGAGAATGTGGCATTGCCGAAAGGAATTACCAGACGGCAAGATGAAATAGAATACACCTTATTTGAGACTGAATCCGGAAGCTTCACATTTGCCAGACATAAAGTGACTGTAGGCGAATATCAAAATAAAGCTTAA
- a CDS encoding ABC transporter permease encodes MDQLTKISAPQRTQQLPAAKRSVWRQIAKQKYAHLFVLTGMLFILVFNYLPMFGILMAFKDYSISSGIKGIFTSDWVGLKYFKEFVGAYNFKLIVTNTLAISLLKLFFTFPLPILLAIMFNEVRSKFFKRFAQTVSYFPHFISWIVVSGLLVIFLSTNSGIVNDLLKGLGLIENSLPFLSSPNYFWGLAVTTAMWKEAGWWTIIFLAAISGLSPALYDAAEMDGAGRLRRIWHITLPGIRGTIVVVLIMAIGSLLGGGLVGSNFEQSYLLGNAMNNERSEILQTYAFKMGLAQGRYAYATAIDLLQSIIAIILVFGSNYISKKITKNGLF; translated from the coding sequence TTGGATCAGTTAACGAAGATAAGTGCACCACAGCGGACGCAGCAGCTCCCGGCGGCAAAACGATCGGTCTGGCGCCAAATTGCAAAACAGAAATATGCTCACTTGTTTGTTTTAACGGGAATGCTGTTCATCCTTGTCTTTAATTATTTGCCAATGTTCGGCATTCTGATGGCCTTTAAGGATTATTCCATCTCAAGCGGCATCAAAGGAATCTTTACCAGTGACTGGGTAGGGCTTAAGTACTTCAAGGAATTTGTCGGCGCTTACAATTTCAAGCTCATTGTAACGAATACGCTGGCAATCAGTCTTTTGAAGCTGTTCTTTACTTTTCCGTTGCCGATTTTATTGGCCATTATGTTCAACGAAGTGCGCAGTAAGTTCTTTAAGCGTTTTGCACAGACCGTCAGCTACTTTCCGCATTTCATTTCGTGGATTGTGGTTTCCGGATTGCTCGTGATCTTCTTGTCGACGAACTCCGGAATTGTAAACGATTTATTAAAGGGTCTGGGGCTTATCGAGAATTCGCTTCCGTTCCTGTCCAGTCCGAATTACTTCTGGGGACTGGCTGTTACAACGGCTATGTGGAAAGAGGCGGGCTGGTGGACGATTATATTCCTCGCAGCGATCAGCGGTCTCAGTCCGGCGCTGTATGATGCGGCCGAGATGGATGGAGCCGGCCGGCTGCGCCGGATCTGGCATATCACATTGCCGGGCATCCGCGGGACTATCGTAGTCGTACTTATTATGGCCATCGGAAGCCTGCTCGGCGGGGGCCTTGTCGGCTCTAACTTTGAGCAATCGTACTTGCTCGGGAATGCGATGAATAACGAACGCTCGGAGATTCTGCAGACGTATGCGTTTAAGATGGGCTTGGCTCAGGGACGATACGCTTATGCGACGGCAATCGATTTGCTTCAGTCAATCATCGCTATTATTCTTGTGTTCGGAAGCAACTACATTTCCAAAAAAATCACTAAAAACGGCTTGTTCTAA
- a CDS encoding extracellular solute-binding protein has protein sequence MSKMFKSAWLITLTMMLLLTACSGGNNGSKNAAGAGNENSATATNDSSKGSGEGAEQEIVELDLFVNMAWWPLKNWSGKVTEEITKKTGVKLNVQVAADDKQLPLLIASGDLPDLVYTATDLTRMADSGVSYPFGELIGKYAPDFEISQERIGVNTMADGNFYTVRNAFSTEQEWKDNPKAIPGANGLTLRQDIMEELGNPELNNLEDLISVLGTVKEKYTDMVPLVWDKDQIGQHLRINFGLKKSKGFVDIDGSARYYLKDENYLDYYLYMNRLYREGYMIGENFTFKDAQQDDQYVLNGQAFAHGGGAADTTNPQLEELGKPFKMKQVTKLLSDKAGIPMGGSGWAGMYITKNNKNPEASIKFLQYMYSEEGQKLGLYGIEGEDWEWNEAEKYPVMKYDFNNTELQTQMGSVWWGLIGSSGVNEALQRYSPDSEMTQWGLAAREALEFNPALGLVTTEPDTEEQTIEAQIENMVTTEELKIYMAASEEEAKAQYDALLQKAESLGLAKLEAWATAKYKEYQKNF, from the coding sequence ATGAGTAAGATGTTTAAATCGGCATGGTTGATAACGCTTACAATGATGCTGTTGCTGACAGCCTGCTCCGGCGGTAATAACGGCAGCAAGAACGCTGCCGGCGCAGGAAACGAAAACAGCGCAACGGCGACCAATGACAGCAGTAAGGGCAGCGGTGAAGGTGCTGAACAAGAAATCGTAGAGCTTGACTTATTCGTCAATATGGCATGGTGGCCGTTGAAGAATTGGAGCGGCAAAGTGACGGAAGAAATTACGAAGAAAACCGGCGTTAAGCTGAACGTCCAGGTTGCTGCCGATGATAAGCAGCTTCCACTTCTGATCGCTTCAGGCGACTTGCCTGATCTGGTCTATACGGCTACCGATCTGACGCGTATGGCTGACAGTGGTGTTTCCTATCCATTTGGCGAATTGATCGGGAAGTATGCTCCTGATTTCGAAATCAGTCAAGAACGTATTGGCGTCAACACGATGGCTGACGGCAACTTCTATACCGTGCGCAATGCATTCTCCACAGAACAGGAATGGAAGGATAATCCGAAGGCGATTCCAGGTGCCAATGGCTTGACACTGCGTCAGGATATTATGGAGGAGCTTGGCAACCCGGAGTTGAACAACCTGGAGGATCTCATCTCGGTTCTGGGCACGGTGAAAGAGAAGTACACGGATATGGTGCCGCTCGTCTGGGATAAAGATCAAATCGGCCAACATCTGCGCATCAATTTCGGTCTGAAGAAGAGCAAAGGATTCGTGGACATCGACGGCTCTGCGCGTTATTACCTGAAAGATGAGAACTATTTGGATTACTATCTGTATATGAACCGTCTGTACCGCGAAGGGTACATGATTGGTGAGAACTTCACCTTCAAGGATGCGCAGCAAGATGATCAATATGTATTGAACGGTCAAGCTTTTGCCCATGGCGGCGGTGCTGCCGATACTACGAACCCTCAATTAGAGGAGCTTGGAAAGCCATTCAAAATGAAGCAAGTGACGAAGCTGCTTAGCGACAAGGCGGGTATTCCGATGGGCGGATCCGGCTGGGCAGGTATGTATATTACGAAGAATAACAAGAATCCGGAAGCTTCAATTAAATTCCTGCAATACATGTACAGTGAAGAAGGACAAAAGCTCGGACTGTACGGTATTGAAGGCGAGGATTGGGAATGGAACGAAGCAGAGAAGTATCCGGTTATGAAATATGATTTCAACAACACTGAACTTCAAACGCAAATGGGCTCCGTTTGGTGGGGCCTGATCGGGAGCAGCGGTGTTAACGAAGCACTGCAGCGCTACAGCCCGGATTCTGAAATGACGCAGTGGGGTCTGGCTGCCAGGGAAGCGCTCGAGTTCAACCCGGCACTGGGTCTGGTCACTACAGAACCGGATACAGAAGAGCAGACGATTGAAGCTCAAATCGAGAACATGGTCACAACCGAGGAACTGAAAATCTATATGGCGGCTTCCGAAGAAGAAGCAAAAGCGCAATACGATGCCTTGCTGCAAAAGGCCGAAAGCCTTGGGCTGGCGAAGCTGGAAGCATGGGCTACAGCGAAGTACAAGGAATATCAGAAGAACTTCTAA
- a CDS encoding sensor histidine kinase, which translates to MKNMRIVQKMALGYLMLVLLPILVFGVYLYNQFYMDVISEYSEGKQELVVQAGEGFRARLKQIESIHSQFQYNQQLIDYLSGLYPSELNQVYSYLKDIRPIYIYALTGNKGIASIKLYKTQQSVQSVAGELEDLSRMDAKPIALLNAVNVDKGIWLLSSNPTGHESTRPPYLSYYQRIYNNSYTQSLAAMEITSDDSLIRNFLNAIDVNQNIQVLIMNNGEVIYRSGHDLSPEQTAGMQALAEESERGFAYSRSQRLLVNSLSVPELSTSFYFFSELDEVFVDIRKKAIFLGVSLLLSLLLLTGIYYATASSIVRRILGLAKHMRKVDENKLTYYEGGSSRDEIDFLTRSYNSLIHRIDELLTNVHKAELMKKEADYLVLQAQIKPHFLYNTLESIRMLAEINDDQEVVDATFTFGKLLRYTLTSRDNETVLRNELTNVQHYLDMHKLRLLDRLHYSIEVLTPVDNISCPRFILQPLVENCIHHGVGRSRSIGRIDVVVKREDDVLIIVIADNGPGIPPERLDVIRGVLNNELDRQELQKENSGQGLYNVSERIRIFYGGHSTLIIDSQVGEGTKFTLKLKVQGGI; encoded by the coding sequence ATGAAGAATATGCGGATTGTTCAGAAAATGGCATTAGGCTATCTTATGCTCGTGCTCCTGCCGATTCTTGTGTTTGGCGTCTACCTGTACAATCAATTCTATATGGATGTCATTTCCGAATACTCGGAAGGCAAGCAGGAGCTGGTTGTGCAAGCGGGAGAAGGATTCCGGGCGAGACTGAAGCAAATCGAGTCGATACATTCGCAGTTTCAGTATAATCAGCAGCTAATCGACTACCTTAGCGGATTGTATCCGTCGGAGCTTAATCAGGTGTACAGCTACCTCAAGGATATCCGGCCGATTTATATCTATGCGTTGACGGGTAACAAGGGAATTGCGTCCATTAAATTGTACAAAACCCAGCAATCCGTGCAATCTGTTGCCGGTGAGCTGGAGGATTTGAGCCGCATGGATGCGAAGCCGATCGCGCTGCTGAACGCTGTGAATGTGGATAAAGGCATATGGCTGCTCTCTTCGAACCCTACAGGCCATGAAAGCACCAGGCCTCCGTATTTGAGTTATTACCAGCGAATTTACAATAACAGTTATACGCAGTCATTGGCCGCCATGGAAATAACTTCAGACGATTCCCTGATCCGGAATTTCTTGAACGCGATCGATGTCAATCAGAATATACAGGTGCTAATCATGAATAACGGCGAGGTTATTTACCGCAGCGGGCATGACCTTAGCCCGGAGCAAACAGCCGGAATGCAGGCGCTGGCAGAAGAGAGCGAAAGAGGCTTCGCCTATTCACGCAGTCAGAGGCTGCTCGTGAATTCACTGTCCGTGCCGGAGCTGTCAACAAGCTTCTACTTCTTCAGCGAACTGGACGAGGTGTTTGTCGATATTCGCAAGAAAGCCATCTTCCTCGGGGTGTCGCTGCTCTTGTCGCTTCTTCTGCTTACAGGCATCTATTATGCGACAGCCTCCTCGATTGTCAGGCGTATTCTCGGTTTGGCGAAGCATATGCGCAAGGTGGACGAGAACAAGCTGACTTATTACGAGGGGGGCAGCTCCCGCGACGAGATTGATTTCCTAACCCGATCCTACAATTCTCTCATTCACCGCATCGATGAGCTGCTGACAAATGTCCATAAGGCCGAGCTGATGAAGAAGGAGGCCGATTATCTCGTGCTTCAAGCACAGATCAAGCCGCACTTTCTGTACAATACGCTGGAATCGATTCGTATGCTGGCGGAAATCAATGACGATCAGGAGGTCGTTGACGCGACGTTCACGTTTGGCAAGCTGCTTCGTTATACGCTGACTTCCAGAGATAACGAGACGGTGCTGCGGAATGAACTCACGAATGTCCAGCATTACCTGGATATGCATAAGCTGCGCCTGCTGGATAGACTCCACTACTCGATCGAAGTATTAACTCCTGTCGACAATATAAGCTGTCCACGGTTTATTTTGCAGCCGCTCGTAGAGAATTGCATTCATCATGGCGTTGGACGCAGCCGCAGCATTGGCAGAATCGATGTTGTTGTCAAACGGGAGGACGATGTACTGATCATCGTAATTGCCGACAATGGTCCGGGCATACCGCCAGAACGCCTTGACGTCATTCGCGGCGTGTTGAATAACGAGCTGGACCGGCAAGAGCTGCAGAAGGAGAATTCAGGCCAAGGGCTATACAATGTCAGCGAACGCATCCGTATCTTTTATGGCGGTCACTCAACTCTTATCATAGACAGCCAGGTGGGAGAAGGCACGAAGTTCACACTAAAGCTCAAAGTACAAGGAGGGATATAG
- a CDS encoding carbohydrate ABC transporter permease produces the protein MHRRTVEDRIFDTVNISLLVIITLITMYPFYYLIIISFNNGLDSSLGGIYFWPREFTLNNYEKFLSDPKWIKSFGVSVLRTVVGASITIFFTCLTAYGLAYRNLMFQKAYFSFFIVAMYTSGGLIPYYVVLRSLGLLNTFWVYVVPGAVTIFFLIIAVSFFREIPAEMEESARIDGASDLTIFFKMILPVSKPLMAAMGLFIGVGQWNSWVDSAYFVNKDSLRTLTYRMMEIINQGMIPTDMASAERAAAVTGVTTFSIQVTAMVIAVIPILLVYPFLQKYFVQGIMIGSVKG, from the coding sequence ATGCATCGCAGAACCGTAGAAGACCGCATATTTGATACGGTCAACATTAGTTTGCTAGTAATCATTACGCTGATTACGATGTACCCCTTTTACTATTTGATTATTATTTCGTTCAATAACGGGCTTGACAGCTCGCTGGGCGGCATCTATTTTTGGCCTAGGGAATTTACGCTTAACAATTACGAAAAGTTTCTGAGCGATCCGAAGTGGATTAAGTCTTTTGGTGTCTCCGTACTGAGGACTGTTGTCGGCGCGTCTATCACGATCTTCTTTACCTGTTTGACGGCGTATGGTCTGGCGTACCGCAATCTGATGTTTCAAAAGGCCTACTTTTCATTTTTTATCGTTGCCATGTACACGTCAGGCGGACTTATCCCTTACTATGTCGTGCTGCGCAGCTTAGGATTGCTCAATACATTCTGGGTCTATGTTGTTCCGGGAGCAGTGACCATCTTCTTCCTGATTATTGCGGTCTCCTTCTTCCGCGAAATACCGGCGGAGATGGAGGAATCGGCGCGAATAGACGGGGCTTCGGATTTGACCATTTTCTTCAAAATGATTCTGCCGGTCTCCAAACCGCTAATGGCGGCGATGGGATTGTTTATAGGCGTAGGCCAATGGAACTCATGGGTGGACTCGGCTTACTTCGTCAACAAGGATTCGTTAAGGACATTGACCTACCGTATGATGGAGATTATCAATCAGGGCATGATTCCAACCGACATGGCTTCTGCGGAGCGGGCTGCAGCTGTTACTGGCGTGACCACCTTTTCGATACAGGTTACAGCTATGGTTATCGCGGTTATACCGATCCTGCTCGTGTATCCTTTTCTGCAAAAGTACTTTGTGCAAGGGATTATGATAGGCTCTGTAAAGGGGTAG